In Subdoligranulum variabile, the genomic stretch GCTGCGCCATGGGCTGTGTGCTGCTGATCCCGGCGGGCCTTTCGCTGCTGCAGAATCCACGCACCATCGACCCCTACAACGGCTATGGGTATCTGGTCTACGGCAATTCCCAGCAGTATGGGGCCATTCTCTACAGCGCCTTCCTCATGCCCGATGCTCCCTATTTCAAGGATATGTTCCAGGAGGGCATCCTCAAACATACCAGCATGACGGCCTATCTGCCGCTGGTGGGCATTGTGGGCGGCATTGCCTTCTGCCGCGGGCGGCGCAACCATCCCTTTACCTATATTTTAAAGACCTGCATCCTCTGCGCCTTTGTGCCGGTGCTCAACAGTGCCTTCTATGCCCTCAATTCCAGCTACTACGCCCGGTGGTATTATATGCCGGTGCTGGTGCTCTGCGGCGCCACCGCCTATGTGCTGGGACGGCCCCATCTGGCCCAGCGTCAGGTGCCCCGCGCCTGGCGGCTGGTGGCTCTGGTGACCCTCAGTGCCGCGGCCTTTGCGGTGGTGCCCAACACCGATGAGGACGGCAATTTCAAGCTGGGTGTGGTGGACTTGCAGCCCCGGTTCTGGGGCATCTTTGCGGTGAGTGTGCTGGGCGTGCTGCTCTTCTGGGCGCTCTGGAAACTGGCCGCCGGCCGCCGCGGCTGGGCCAGGGCCTTTCTGGCAGGGGTGCTGGCCTTCAGCTTTTTGTACGGAACGGTGCATCTGTCCCTGACCAAATATCCCCAATGGGAGACCGATGCCAACCTCATCGCCGAAACCTACGATTCCGTGGACGAGATCAACGAGATCCTGCCCGAGGATGCTTTCTACCGGTTGGATGCCTATGGGGCGCACAACAATCTGGGCCTGTGGTTTGACAAGAGCTGCCTGCAGTTCTTCAACTCCACTGTGGCGCCCAGCATCATGGAATTCTACCCCGAGGTGGGTGTCACCCGGGATGTGAATTCCAAGCCCGCCGCCCAGAATTATGCGCTGCGGGGGCTGCTCAGCGTGCGGTATACGCTGGTGGCCAAGGACAGCGCCGATGACTGGGCCAACGAGAAGCTGGCCGGCTGGACCCTTTGTGGTGAGACGTCGGCCTATGACATCTACCGCAACGACAACTGGGTGCCCATGGGCTTTACCTACGATTATTACGTCACCGCCGACCAGCTGGAAGCGGTGCCGGAGGAGGAGCGCGCCCAGATCCTGATGCGGGCGCTGCTGCTGGACGAAGATCAGGCGGAAACCTACGCCGGACTGCTGCAGCCGCTGCCCGAGGCGGAACTGGATGACCGTTCTTTTACCACCTACACCGAGGACTGCGCCGACCGTCGGGGCAGCAGTGTCGCAAACTTTACGGCCACCCGTACCGGGTTTACCGCCCACACCAGCTATGCCGACCAGGAACTGGTCTTTTTCAGTGTGCCCTACGATGATGGGTTTACCGCCACCGTCAACGGCGTGCCGGCCGTCATCGAGAAGGTGGACAACGGCCTGATGGCGGTGCTGGTCCCGGCGGGGGACGCCGATATTACCTTTACGTACCACACACCGGGGCTGTCGCTCTCGGCCGGAATCAGTCTGGCCGGGGTGATGGTCTACGGCGTGTATCTGCTGATTTTGTATCGAATAAGAAAGAGGAAACTGAATGCCGAACCATGCTGAACAACTGGCCGCTGAACTGAATCTGAGCGTCAAGAACGTGCAGGGGGCCATCGATCTGATCGACCAGGGCAACACCATCCCGTTCATTGCCCGCTACCGCAAGGAGGCCACCGGCTCGATGGATGACCAGGTGCTGCGCAATCTGGGGGACCGCCTGGAATACCTGCGGGGCCTGGACAAACGCAAGGAGGAGGTCACCGCCTCCATCACCGAACAGGGGGCCATGACGCCGGAACTGACCGCAGCCCTGGCCAAGGCCAAGACGCTGGCGGAGGTGGAGGACCTTTACCGGCCCTACAAACCCAAGCGCAAGACCCGGGCCAGCATCGCCAAGGCCCGGGGGCTGGAACCCCTGGCCGACGCCATTTTCCGGCAGGACGCTTCCCTGGACCCGCAGGCTGCTGCTGCGGCGTACCTCAACGAGGAAGTGCCCGACGTGGAGGCGGCGCTGGCCGGTGCCCGGGATATCATCGCGGAAAGGGTTTCCGACGATGCAGCCTGCCGTGCCGAGCTGCGCCGGTACTACCGTGCGTTCGGACGGATCGCCAGCACCAAGGCCAAGGATGAGGACAGCGTTTATGCCCAGTATTACGACTACGCCGAGCCCATCGCCAAGATTCCTGGCCATCGCGTGCTGGCGCTGGACCGCGGCGAGCGGGAAGGGTATCTGAAGGTGAGCATCGAGGTGGATGCCGAGCGGGCCGGGGCCATTGCGGCCTGGATGTTTGCCCGCAAAAAGACCGGCGGCGCCAGCGCGGCGCTGGTGGAGGAGGCTGCCCTGGATGCCTACAGCCGGCTGATCCACCCCAGCCTTTCCAATGAACTGCGGGGAGAGCTCTCCGATGCAGCGGCCGAAGGGGCCATCAAGGTCTTCGGTGATAACCTGCGCCAGCTGCTGCTCCAGCCGCCTATCCGCGGCAAAACGGTGATGGGTCTGGATCCCGGCTACCGGATGGGCTGCAAGGTGGCGGTGGTGGATCCCACCGGCAAGGTGCTGGATACCAACGTGGTCTACCCGGTGCCGGAATTCAAGCGGGTGGACCAGGCCAAACGGATCATCAAGGAAATGGTGCGCAAAAACGGTGTGGAGGTCATGGCCATCGGCAACGGTACCGCCGGTCATGAGACCGAGGAGTTTGCCGCCGCTGTCATCCGGGAACTGGCCGAGGAATCCGGTCTGCATCTGCAGTATATGGTGGTCAGCGAGGCGGGGGCCTCGGTGTATTCGGCCAGCAAGCTGGCGGCCGAGGAATTCCCCCAGTTCGATGTGAACCTGCGCAGTGCGGTGTCCATTGCCCGCCGTCTGCAGGATCCGCTGGCGGAACTGGTCAAGATCGATCCCAAAGCGGTAGGTGTGGGGCAGTATCAGCACGATATGCCCCAGAAACGCCTGAACGAAACACTGGACGGTGTGGTGGAGGACTGCGTCAACAGCGTGGGTGTGGACCTGAATACCGCCAGCGCGCCGCTGCTGCGCCGTGTGGCAGGCGTCAGCGCCGCCACGGCCAAGAACATCGTGGCCTGGCGGGAGGAGGAGGGGGCGTTTACCTCCCGTGCCCAGCTGAAAAAGGTCAAGGGGCTGGGGCCCAAGGCTTATGAACAGTGTGCGGGCTTCCTGCGGCTGCCGGAAGCGAAAAACCGTCTGGATGCCACCGCGGTCCATCCGGAAAGCTATGCGGCGGCCAAGGCGCTGCTGGAAGCCTGCGGCTACACCACGGCAGAGATCGGCACCGAGAAATTGTCGGCGCTGCCTGCCGCCGTCAAGGCAAAGGGGGAGAAGACCCTCTGCGAAACGCTGGGCGTCGGCGCTCCCACGCTGCATGATATCGTATCGGAACTGTGCAAGCCGGGCCGCGACGTGCGGGACAGCCTGCCCAAACCGCTGCTGCGCAGCGACGTCATGAGCCTGGAGGACCTCAAACCCGGTATGGAGCTGACCGGTACGGTGCGCAACGTCATCGACTTCGGCGCCTTCGTGGATCTGGGGGTGCATCAGGATGGCCTGGTGCATATTTCTCAGATCAGCAACCGTTTCATCAAGCATCCGCGGGAGGTGCTCAAGGTCGGTGACATCGTAAAAGTGAAAGTTCTCTCTGTGGATGTTGCCAAAAAGCGTATTGCGTTGACCATGAAGGGCCTGTAAAAGAGCGTTTTGTCCGTATAAGCACCCTAAAATATGTGCTTTTGTTGCAACGAGTCTTAAAAATTGGCGGAATTTCGGATCAAAAAAAATCTGAAAAATTCAAAAAATGCCAAAAATCGGTGCAAATACATAAATAATACTTCCAGAAAACGAAAACAATATGAAAGAACACCCGTTATAATTCAGAAAATTGAGCAAACTCAACAAATCCCTAAAATGCAGATTTGGCCCTTTTGTGCAGGAAATGGAAAAAATGGGCTTTGTGCATCTCGCACAAACAAAGCGGGAATAATTGTGATATAATGCCCAATACAGGGACGGGAAAACAGGACATGGTGGTCCGGCCCGCCCTGGATGCGGACCGCGCGGCGGACATCATTTGGATGTTGTCGCCCAAGGCGGTCTGCAGAGGGAAAATGTCTGGAGGTCATAACTATGGTGAAACAAGTCAAGGTTTCCAACTTTACTGAGGTCAAGGGAATCGTGTCTGCTGCCGCCAAATGCTATAACGCGGTCGGCGTGCACGACATGAAGGGCAGCATTGCCGATGCCAAGAGCATCCTGGGGATGATGAGCCTGGACTACAGCCACCCCGTGAAGATTGTCTGCGAAGATGAGTGCGACCTGCGTCGCGTCGTCAGCGCAATCAAACAGTAAATCGGAAATCCAACCAAGAGAGCCCGGCCCGCTGGTACAGCTTTGTCTGTCCGGCGGGCCGGGCTTTTTGCATCGATGCAGCGTGATACCCCTATCGGAAAAACGAAAAATAGGAATTTAGAAAACAAGAGAATTCAAGAGAAAACAAGAGGAATTGAAAGCTACACGGGAATATATTAAAATTCTTGGCAAAAATCGTTGACTTCGGAGTGCGGTTCTGCTATAATCACACTTGCGCGAAAAAGCGCCGCGGACACGTTCGCTGTCCGGCGCTGTAAGATACCGTTTTGGAACGGACGTGTTACTATTTCAATGGAGGTCCCTATTATGAGCACGACTCTCGCTAAGCCCGCTGAAATGGCTGACCGCAAGTGGTATGTGATCGACGCCGCCGGCAAACCCCTCGGCCGCGTTGCTGCCAAGGCTGCTGTCATCCTGCGCGGCAAGAACAAGCCCACTTTCACTCCCAACGTTGACTGTGGCGATCATGTCATCATCATCAACTGCGACGAAGCTGTCCTGACCGGCAAGAAGCTGGAGAAGAAGTTCCATCGCACCCATTCCGGCTGGATCGGCGGCCTGAAGGAGACCCAGTACAAGACCCTGATGGCTGAGGCCAGCGACAAGGCCATGACCTATGCCGTCAAGGGCATGGTTCCCAGCAACACCCTGGGCGCCAAGGCCATGACCCGCCTGCACTGCTACAAGGCTGCTGACCATTCCCATGCGGCTCAGAAGCCCGAAGCCGTTGAGTTTTGAGTTAAGGAGGCAATAGAAGATGTACGAGACGAAACCTTATTTCTACGGCACCGGCCGTCGTAAGCATTCCGTTGCCCGCGTGCGTGTCTACAATGGCACCGGCAAGATGACCATCAACGGCCGCGACATCAACGATTATTTCGGCCTGGAGACCCTGAAGCTCCTGGTCAACAGCCCGCTGGTCCTCACCGAGACCGAAGGCAAGTTCGACGTGGTCGTCAACGTGGTTGGCGGCGGCTGCTCCGGCCAGGCCGGCGCTATCCGTCATGGCCTGTCCCGCGCCCTGCTGCAGTTCAACCCTGAGCTGCGCCCCGCGCTGAAGAAGGCTGGCTTCCTGACCCGCGATCCTCGTATGAAGGAACGTAAGAAGTACGGTCTCAAAGCAGCTCGTCGCGCTCCGCAGTTCAGCAAGCGATAATCGACTGCTCAGACTATATCAAAATGGTTCAAAAAGCCCGGAAAATCAAGGTTTTCCGGGCTTTTGCTATATCTAAACGGGCTGATATGGTTTGACCAAATTTGGCAAAACTAGAGCCGTTTTCACCCAATTTTTAGTGGTCCGCAAGTGGTTAACCGGCCAAAAAGAGGGCAAAAAGAGGGTCAAGTGGTGCCCAAAGTGGTTAACCGAGAGCCGATTTTGGGGGTGTTTTTGGAGGTGCTTTTCAGCCTGCCTTCCCCTCGTTTTGGGCTGTGGCAGTTTGGCATAGTTTGACCTAATTTGAATAATTGAATATGAATTTGATTCAGCACTCAGTATAAAATGACTGGGTGCTTTTTTCATTTCAGGAACTCGTATTCCGGCGATAGAAAGAGCCGTCACTTCACCTTTTATTTTGGAGTGGCGGCTTTTTCTATTTCCAGAAGCAACAGAAACAATTAGAAATGAGGTGAAGTCAATGAACACGCAAATCATTGCCATTGCCAACCAGAAAGGCGGCGTTGGCAAGACAACCACCTGCGCGAACTTGGGGATCGGGCTGGTGCAGGCCGGGAAGAAGGTGCTGCTGATCGACGGGGACCCGCAAGGAAGCCTGACCATCAGCCTGGGCCATCCCCAGCCGGACAAGCTGCCCTTTACCCTGTCCGACGCTATGGGCCGTATCCTGATGGACGAGCCGCTGCGCCCTGGCGAGGGTATCTTGCACCACCCGGAAGGCGTTGACCTGATGCCCGCTGACATCCAGCTCTCCGGCATGGAGGTCTCCCTGGTGAACGCCATGAGCCGAGAGACTATCCTGCGGCAGTATCTGGACACGCTCAAGGGACAGTATTCCCATATCCTGATTGACTGCCAGCCATCCCTGGGTATGCTCACGGTCAACGCGCTGGCAGCCGCCAACAGGGTCATAATCCCCGTCCAGGCGGAGTATCTGCCCGCCAAGGGCCTGGAACAGCTGCTCCAGACGATCAATAAGGTGAAGCGGCAGATCAATCCCAAACTCCAGATCGACGGCATATTGCTGACGATGGTGGACAACCGCACCAATTTTGCCAAGGAGATCGCTGCCCTGCTGCGGGAAACCTACGGCAGCAAAATCAAGGTGTTTGGCACCGAGATTCCTCATTCCGTCCGGGCTAAAGAAATCAGCGCCGAGGGCAAAAGCATTTTTGCCCATGACCCTAATGGCAAGGTGGCCGAGGGCTACAAAAATCTGACCCAGGAGGTGATAAAACTTGAAAAGCAGCGCGAAAAAAGTAGAGCTGGCTCCATACGATGACTTGTTTTCCACTGAGGAAAGCCGCCAGGATGCCAAGCTGGAAAAAGTACGGGAAATCCCGCTGTCTGAGCTGCATCCTTTCAAGAACCACCCCTTCAAAGTCAAGGATGACGAGGCCATGATGGAGACCGCCGACAGCGTTCGGCAGTATGGTGTTCTGGTTCCGGCGATTGCCCGCCCGGACCCGGAGGGCGGCTATGAGCTGGTGGCCGGTCACAGGCGGCACCGGGCCAGTGAGCTGGCCGAGAAAGAAACCATGCCGGTCATTGTCCGAGACCTGGACGATGATGCCGCCACCATCATCATGGTGGACAGCAACTTGCAGCGGGAAAGCCTGCTCCCCAGCGAGAGGGCCTTTGCTTACAAGATGAAGCTGGAGGCTATTAAACATCAGGGGGAACGCTCTGACTTAACTTCTCGCCAAGTTGGCGAGAAGTCGCAGACTTCTATTCAGCTTGTTGCAAGCCAAGCCGGTGAAAGCCAGCGGCAGGTGCAACGCTATATCCGCCTGACGGAGCTGATCCCTGAACTGCTGGATATGGTGGATGAAAAGAAAATCGCGCTCAACCCGGCTTATGAGCTGTCTTTCCTCAAAAAAGAGGAGCAGCGGGACTTGTTGGACGCGATGGACAGCGAACAGTCTACCCCTTCTCTCTCCCAGGCCCAGCGGCTCAAGAAATACAGCCAGGAGGGACATCTGACCCTTGATATGATGCGCGTCATCATGGGCGAGGAAAAGAAAAGCGATCTCGACAAAGTGACCCTTTCTGCCGACATCCTGCGGAAGTATTTTCCCAAGAGCTACACGCCCCAGCGGATGCAGGAAACCATCATCAAGCTGCTGGAGGGGTGGCAGAAAAAGCGCCAGAGAGACCATGAACGATGAAAGATTAACTATTAAAAGTCAACCCCAAAAATGAATGGTGGTGGTGAAAAGAGATAGTTCAAGAAAGGTATAGCAAAGCAGAGGTCCGTAGGGACCCCGGCGTAGGCTAACAAGATGGAATTAGGCCGCCAAGCTGCAATAAGGCTGTCTGGATCTTTCCAGGGCAAACAGCAGACGAACTAACTTTTTGGTGGCATGAGAAAGTGCGACATTGTAGTGTTTGCCTTCATCTCTTTTCTTAGCAAGGTAAGCAGCAAAGGTTGGGTCCCAGTGACATACATACTTGGCTGCGTTGTAAAGAGCGTAGCGTAAGTATCGAGAGCCACGCTTCTCCATGTGGGGATAGCAATTTTTGAGCTGCCCGGACTGGTAAGTAGAAGGCGACATTCCGGCGTAGGCCAATAATTTGTCCGGTGACTCAAACCGAGAGAAGTCGCCGATTTCAGCAAGAATCATGGCAGCCATACGAAAGCCCATGCCAGGGATAG encodes the following:
- a CDS encoding Tex family protein, with the protein product MPNHAEQLAAELNLSVKNVQGAIDLIDQGNTIPFIARYRKEATGSMDDQVLRNLGDRLEYLRGLDKRKEEVTASITEQGAMTPELTAALAKAKTLAEVEDLYRPYKPKRKTRASIAKARGLEPLADAIFRQDASLDPQAAAAAYLNEEVPDVEAALAGARDIIAERVSDDAACRAELRRYYRAFGRIASTKAKDEDSVYAQYYDYAEPIAKIPGHRVLALDRGEREGYLKVSIEVDAERAGAIAAWMFARKKTGGASAALVEEAALDAYSRLIHPSLSNELRGELSDAAAEGAIKVFGDNLRQLLLQPPIRGKTVMGLDPGYRMGCKVAVVDPTGKVLDTNVVYPVPEFKRVDQAKRIIKEMVRKNGVEVMAIGNGTAGHETEEFAAAVIRELAEESGLHLQYMVVSEAGASVYSASKLAAEEFPQFDVNLRSAVSIARRLQDPLAELVKIDPKAVGVGQYQHDMPQKRLNETLDGVVEDCVNSVGVDLNTASAPLLRRVAGVSAATAKNIVAWREEEGAFTSRAQLKKVKGLGPKAYEQCAGFLRLPEAKNRLDATAVHPESYAAAKALLEACGYTTAEIGTEKLSALPAAVKAKGEKTLCETLGVGAPTLHDIVSELCKPGRDVRDSLPKPLLRSDVMSLEDLKPGMELTGTVRNVIDFGAFVDLGVHQDGLVHISQISNRFIKHPREVLKVGDIVKVKVLSVDVAKKRIALTMKGL
- a CDS encoding ParB/RepB/Spo0J family partition protein, translated to MKSSAKKVELAPYDDLFSTEESRQDAKLEKVREIPLSELHPFKNHPFKVKDDEAMMETADSVRQYGVLVPAIARPDPEGGYELVAGHRRHRASELAEKETMPVIVRDLDDDAATIIMVDSNLQRESLLPSERAFAYKMKLEAIKHQGERSDLTSRQVGEKSQTSIQLVASQAGESQRQVQRYIRLTELIPELLDMVDEKKIALNPAYELSFLKKEEQRDLLDAMDSEQSTPSLSQAQRLKKYSQEGHLTLDMMRVIMGEEKKSDLDKVTLSADILRKYFPKSYTPQRMQETIIKLLEGWQKKRQRDHER
- a CDS encoding ParA family protein, producing the protein MNTQIIAIANQKGGVGKTTTCANLGIGLVQAGKKVLLIDGDPQGSLTISLGHPQPDKLPFTLSDAMGRILMDEPLRPGEGILHHPEGVDLMPADIQLSGMEVSLVNAMSRETILRQYLDTLKGQYSHILIDCQPSLGMLTVNALAAANRVIIPVQAEYLPAKGLEQLLQTINKVKRQINPKLQIDGILLTMVDNRTNFAKEIAALLRETYGSKIKVFGTEIPHSVRAKEISAEGKSIFAHDPNGKVAEGYKNLTQEVIKLEKQREKSRAGSIR
- the rplM gene encoding 50S ribosomal protein L13, whose translation is MSTTLAKPAEMADRKWYVIDAAGKPLGRVAAKAAVILRGKNKPTFTPNVDCGDHVIIINCDEAVLTGKKLEKKFHRTHSGWIGGLKETQYKTLMAEASDKAMTYAVKGMVPSNTLGAKAMTRLHCYKAADHSHAAQKPEAVEF
- a CDS encoding YfhO family protein — encoded protein: MQLTLPKQKSRYRQVFLLCFLVAAALFLPHCIADAVGGGGYFHYAGDFNDQQINFYQYANAFVKQGGTFSWATDLGSGFVNAYSFYLLGSPFFWLSLWVPARLMPWMMVPLLCLKMALAGGGAYLWARRWVRNEDWSVVAGCLYAFSGFTVYNIFFNHFLDVVALFPYMLASLDDAVLDGKRGPFPFWVALNLVNNYFFFAGQAVFLILYFLCMLAGRVYKIGPRSFAALAGETILGCAMGCVLLIPAGLSLLQNPRTIDPYNGYGYLVYGNSQQYGAILYSAFLMPDAPYFKDMFQEGILKHTSMTAYLPLVGIVGGIAFCRGRRNHPFTYILKTCILCAFVPVLNSAFYALNSSYYARWYYMPVLVLCGATAYVLGRPHLAQRQVPRAWRLVALVTLSAAAFAVVPNTDEDGNFKLGVVDLQPRFWGIFAVSVLGVLLFWALWKLAAGRRGWARAFLAGVLAFSFLYGTVHLSLTKYPQWETDANLIAETYDSVDEINEILPEDAFYRLDAYGAHNNLGLWFDKSCLQFFNSTVAPSIMEFYPEVGVTRDVNSKPAAQNYALRGLLSVRYTLVAKDSADDWANEKLAGWTLCGETSAYDIYRNDNWVPMGFTYDYYVTADQLEAVPEEERAQILMRALLLDEDQAETYAGLLQPLPEAELDDRSFTTYTEDCADRRGSSVANFTATRTGFTAHTSYADQELVFFSVPYDDGFTATVNGVPAVIEKVDNGLMAVLVPAGDADITFTYHTPGLSLSAGISLAGVMVYGVYLLILYRIRKRKLNAEPC
- the rpsI gene encoding 30S ribosomal protein S9; translation: MYETKPYFYGTGRRKHSVARVRVYNGTGKMTINGRDINDYFGLETLKLLVNSPLVLTETEGKFDVVVNVVGGGCSGQAGAIRHGLSRALLQFNPELRPALKKAGFLTRDPRMKERKKYGLKAARRAPQFSKR